The nucleotide window CTGCGGCCAGCAGCGGAGCGGCCTGATCAGGTGCCTGCCCGAGGGTATACAGCCCGAGACTGCCGAGAAAACCCGCACCGTGCTCGATAAGCATTTCAGTCGAGAGGTTCAGTTGTCCGTCTATCCAGCGACGGAGTATCTCGAACAGGCCCCCGACACCGTAGGTAGCGGCGAGATCTGCGACTTGGAGCACATCGCTGGGTATATCGAGGTGCAAGCGGGCCTCTCTGAGGACCAGCTCCGCAAAATCGGTCATCAGTTCGCTTCGCAGTTGCCGAAGAAGGGGTTCCGCGCCCGATTCGACAAACAGTATGCGGGCCATGCTGGGATCGTTCTCGATCACCTGAACCAGGGCCTTGATCGGAGCGTAAGCGAGTTCTTGAGGCGCAACCGTGTCGTCCGGAATGGCGCTGGTTATCACCGCTTGGAAGGTGGCGGAGATCTTGGCAAATACCGCGCGCAATAGCGCGTCTCGGTCGCGAAACTGCTGGTAGAAGTACCGGCTCGTCACTCCTGACTTCGCACACACGGCGGTCACGGTGCACGCGGCAGCTCCATGGGTGCCCATGATTGAGACTGCGGCATCAATCAACATCACGCGGCGCTGCGCATCGCGTTGAGCTGCGGACAGCCCGCCATAAACACGTGCTGGACTCATGGCCTACAGTCTGGCAGTCTTATCTGACAAGGCATAAAGTCAGATACAACTTCGAGGAAGGACCTCAAATGTCGCAAGATCAAGCCCCGGCCAGGACCCGCGTGCTGCCAAAACCCAGGCGTGTTCGTTTTCCGATGCCGACCTCCACGAAGCGGCAACATTTTGTCGATGGCGACCTGGTGATGAGCCATTTCATCTCGGTGCTTTCTGCGACGTTCCCGGAAGGCGAGGATTTCTTCATCCGCTCGGTCAGGAACTTCCAGAGTTCCATCGACGATCCCCAATTGGAGACAGCGGTCAAGGGTTTCATCGGACAAGAGGCCACACATCGACACCAGCATCGTCTCCTCAACGAGCGACTCCAGGTCATGGGGTATCCGACCGCGCGAATCGACCGTCATGTCGCACGCCTGATCAAGCGATTGGAACGGCGCTTTTCGCCGGAAATGCGACTGTCCATGACCTCCGCGTTGGAGCACTACACCGCTACGTTGGCAGAAATCATTCTTACCAGCGAAGACGCCCAGAAGCTCATCGGACAGACTGAGGTTCGACCGATTCTGCTGTGGCATGCTTTCGAGGAGTCTGAGCACAAAGCGGTTGCCTTCGACGTCTATCGGCTCGTGGGAGGAACCGAGCGCACCCGTGTACGGGGCATGCGGATCGCTTCAGTAATTCTGTTCGGCGAACTCATTCTGCAGACTGCCCTGTCTATGGCCGCTGACAAAGCCTCGTATAACCCGGTCACGTTGGTGCGCAGTCTGTACCGCTTCAGTCGCACCCCGATGTTCACCGCCGATGCGCTGCGGCGATTCCGTTC belongs to Mycolicibacterium cosmeticum and includes:
- a CDS encoding TetR/AcrR family transcriptional regulator: MSPARVYGGLSAAQRDAQRRVMLIDAAVSIMGTHGAAACTVTAVCAKSGVTSRYFYQQFRDRDALLRAVFAKISATFQAVITSAIPDDTVAPQELAYAPIKALVQVIENDPSMARILFVESGAEPLLRQLRSELMTDFAELVLREARLHLDIPSDVLQVADLAATYGVGGLFEILRRWIDGQLNLSTEMLIEHGAGFLGSLGLYTLGQAPDQAAPLLAAVDENR
- a CDS encoding metal-dependent hydrolase, whose translation is MSQDQAPARTRVLPKPRRVRFPMPTSTKRQHFVDGDLVMSHFISVLSATFPEGEDFFIRSVRNFQSSIDDPQLETAVKGFIGQEATHRHQHRLLNERLQVMGYPTARIDRHVARLIKRLERRFSPEMRLSMTSALEHYTATLAEIILTSEDAQKLIGQTEVRPILLWHAFEESEHKAVAFDVYRLVGGTERTRVRGMRIASVILFGELILQTALSMAADKASYNPVTLVRSLYRFSRTPMFTADALRRFRSYNRPGFHPDDWDSAAVLERWSKELFDQNGSQRVIAQSG